CAACTTATCAACTAGTTTCTTTAAGTTAAAAACACACACTTTCCATCAGGAGTTAAATCCAAAGTTTAACAAAGTGATCTTTTCAAACTTACATTTCCACCGTTCAGTACGACAGCCATCTCTGTGGGCTGATACACGTTACTCCGGAGTTGAATGTTGGGTCGATGACCCACACTCCCATTGCGAAATCCAGATTTAAAAGCTGCATGGTGGGGGTAAGAAAATATAGACAAGAGATGGACTTGCAGAGAAATACAAAACCATCACAACCCCAAACATTTCAATCCCAAACATTCCCAATCTTTGTTTTATGTTTTGAAATTGAACACCAAAACAGTGAAAAAATCTTTTTAGTTAAAATCCCACTGAATCAATGTCAATTATATTGGTTCACATTAATATTTTAATACAGTACCAAAATCATTTTTGAGATATTAGGCCTATACAATCCCTGCCCCCCCCAggttttatctttaaaaaactaACAGTAATACCCAGACATCTGGACTTTTTGCAGTAATAATGGACTGAGTTAACTCCCATTATCTAAATGCGAATTTCCTTTCGGTTGGGAAAAGAGGAAACTAATGCAGCAAGAACAAACAAATCAACTGCAGCTTTTGCTCACCTGCCCCAGATTCATCGAGAGAGAAAGCTTTATTTTCCATATAAGTGCGGGGAAGTTGCAAATCTTCTTCAAAGTTGGTCTCACGTATTCTTGGCTGAACAGCATCAAAATAATCTGGTGTTTTTTGTTTTGATGGGATAATTGAACAATGGACTTCTGGGATAGCATGAAAAATGAGAAACACCCAGGCATTAGTGACAAGTGCAATGGAGAGGGCGGGGTCATCCCACAAGGGCTGTTTCTTCAATTCTCTGTTGCCATAGAGGTACATGGCAATCCATGCAACCCAAATCAAGATGGAAAAGAACATGGTAACAATAACGCAGGCGCCATTCTTCTTCCATTTCTTGAACTTTCCGCACAGGGTCAAGAAAGAAAGCAACAAGGTTACGGCCATCAGAAACATGACATATATTGATGCCATGACAAAGTCCATCTGCTCATATTTACAAGCAGATTTTTGTTCTCTGACAACAGTTAGGATCAACCATTCCACCGCAATTATAACTTGGACTAGCATGAGACACACTGCAATGCCAACTAACAGCCATCCTGATGGCCCTTTCCCATGGTGAACCAACTGGCGTagtctccaagcctgtgccaataaaCAGGAAAAGCAAAGTGCAAACAAAACTCCCCATAAAAATCTTCTTGTGGGACAGGTTCTTTCATCTTCTGGTATAATAAATGCAAATGATAGTCCAAACAACCCCAGTGTCCCAAACAGGAACAGGAACTGGATTCCCAAAGGACTTTTCTTTTCTTTGTCTTTAATGAATGGTAACTTTACCAAAAGAATCAACATCAGTAGAAAGGCAGTAAGTACTCCTGCTCCTGCCACTGCTTCCACAACGATTCCCCAGATTACATCCAGACTGCACAGGTTCAGGTAGTGAGGAAGGAGGTTTAACCCACAACCTCTGTCTGGAACAGGATTGCTGGAATTCTGAGAGGATCCGTAATTAATCACCGAGAGAAGAATAACTGAAGCAGCCGGAAGTGTTTTCATATTGCCAAATTAAATGCTGcgaaagagagaggagaaaaaCACACATTAGGTCCCGGCGTGACTGCATCGCGTTACATTTTCTTCTTTCTGCTGCTTTGTGCATTGTTCATAAAGAGACCAACATTCAAATTAAACAACAGAAACAACCAAACAATTCTCACCTTCAGTTATTTCTGAGGAACGCAATCAGTTTTACTCTGAGTTGTGCACAGGGAGTTTAATATCTTTAATTTTGTAGTGACATCTTGCAGAATTGTAACAATTTCAGAAAACACTAAAGGAAATCTGAGCAAGGAGACATTTTAACATTCAAGGTAGGAATCACATGGTGGCCTGTTCCACAGAGGGAGCGATTtgctggagaggggaagttaatcAGAAGTGAAAAAGATTACAGTTTAAACCAATCAAGCTATTTGTAAATTACTATCATTAAAGATATTTAtagaataaagaaataaatggCTATTAAATTACAAAATATTTTAAACTTGTAATGTCTTGCTGCATAAAATGGCCTTCTTAAATTTCCATTCCTAAATACTAGTTCCCCAGTCCCTCACAAACCTGATGGAATGAATATAGGGCAAGAAGTTGCACTTTACTGCAACCCACCGACACAGAGGAGAGACAAGGAAATAAACTAATAAAGGATGTGATGGCggccggggggtgtggggggggggtgaggggtgatgggggtggggggggggggtgaggggtgatggcgggggggggtg
Above is a genomic segment from Mustelus asterias chromosome 23, sMusAst1.hap1.1, whole genome shotgun sequence containing:
- the gprc5ba gene encoding G protein-coupled receptor, class C, group 5, member Ba; translated protein: MKTLPAASVILLSVINYGSSQNSSNPVPDRGCGLNLLPHYLNLCSLDVIWGIVVEAVAGAGVLTAFLLMLILLVKLPFIKDKEKKSPLGIQFLFLFGTLGLFGLSFAFIIPEDERTCPTRRFLWGVLFALCFSCLLAQAWRLRQLVHHGKGPSGWLLVGIAVCLMLVQVIIAVEWLILTVVREQKSACKYEQMDFVMASIYVMFLMAVTLLLSFLTLCGKFKKWKKNGACVIVTMFFSILIWVAWIAMYLYGNRELKKQPLWDDPALSIALVTNAWVFLIFHAIPEVHCSIIPSKQKTPDYFDAVQPRIRETNFEEDLQLPRTYMENKAFSLDESGAAFKSGFRNGSVGHRPNIQLRSNVYQPTEMAVVLNGGNIPSAPPSYAGRHLW